In a single window of the Cucumis melo cultivar AY chromosome 11, USDA_Cmelo_AY_1.0, whole genome shotgun sequence genome:
- the LOC103502129 gene encoding ATP-dependent 6-phosphofructokinase 7-like: MVIIIAEGAGQELLSGSFGSDKQNASGNKLLQDIGLWLSQKIKMDTRKSYSHVELGEVLVKLANFLGKGMAKGRPMRDKKDT, from the exons ATGGTCATTATCATTGCAGAAGGAGCTGGACAGGAGTTGCTTTCTGGAAGCTTTGGTTCTGATAAGCAGAATGCTTCTGGAAATAAGCTTCTTCAAGATATTGGGCTATGGCTGTCACAAAAAATCAAG ATGGATACACGAAAATCATACTCACATGTCGAATTAGGCGAGGTGCTGGTTAAGTTAGCTAattttttgg gtaagggtatggcGAAGGGCAGACCGATGAGAGACAAGAAGGatacgtga